One genomic segment of Fictibacillus halophilus includes these proteins:
- a CDS encoding trans-sulfuration enzyme family protein yields MKNVHFDTSSVHASGHNSVKSVSKINPIYQTSAFSFNDLDDLEDYFRGKNDYLYTRMNNPNQNDFASGVANLEQAPAGVVTSSGMSAILVGILAVTQVGDHILACDDLYGGTYQLLSDDLKSFGIETTFVSFKDLDEVKRNIRSNTKLIYSESITNPLLRVEDLEGLVAIAKEHNLTTMIDNTFATPYVLKPYTKGVDLVVHSATKYLNGHSDVTAGVVVGKEELIAKAQAKMIHLGCNLGPFDAWLASRGLKTLSVRMERHISNATELAKQLKQTEGIKTVYYPEYVSETGNSSIVTIELDENSNVHTFFKSLDWVHIVPTLAGVETTVSYPLGTSHRSLPAETCEKLGINKNVIRISVGIENIEDIATVFKEAAKKALLQ; encoded by the coding sequence ATGAAGAATGTTCATTTTGATACATCCAGCGTACATGCAAGTGGTCATAATAGTGTGAAGTCGGTAAGTAAGATCAATCCGATCTATCAGACGTCAGCTTTTTCTTTTAACGATCTTGACGACCTAGAGGATTATTTTAGAGGAAAGAACGATTACTTATATACGCGTATGAATAACCCGAACCAGAACGATTTTGCGAGTGGTGTTGCTAACCTTGAACAAGCTCCTGCGGGTGTTGTGACCTCATCGGGTATGTCAGCCATTTTAGTAGGTATCTTAGCAGTTACACAAGTCGGTGATCATATTCTAGCTTGTGATGATTTGTATGGTGGCACCTATCAGCTTCTTTCTGATGATCTTAAGAGTTTTGGAATCGAAACCACATTCGTTTCATTCAAGGACTTAGATGAGGTTAAACGAAACATTCGAAGCAACACGAAGCTCATTTATTCAGAATCCATAACGAATCCTTTATTGCGTGTAGAGGATTTAGAGGGACTTGTTGCCATTGCAAAAGAACATAATCTTACGACGATGATTGATAATACATTCGCCACACCTTATGTACTAAAGCCGTACACAAAAGGTGTTGATCTCGTAGTTCATAGTGCAACGAAGTACTTGAATGGACATAGCGACGTGACAGCAGGTGTAGTAGTAGGGAAAGAGGAGTTAATCGCAAAGGCTCAAGCAAAAATGATTCACCTTGGCTGTAATCTAGGACCGTTTGATGCGTGGCTGGCTTCTAGGGGCTTGAAAACGTTAAGCGTTCGTATGGAGCGTCATATTTCTAATGCAACTGAATTAGCGAAGCAGCTTAAACAGACAGAGGGAATTAAAACCGTCTACTATCCAGAATACGTGAGTGAAACGGGTAATTCTTCTATTGTAACCATCGAACTTGATGAAAACAGCAACGTTCATACGTTTTTTAAGTCATTGGATTGGGTTCATATTGTTCCGACGCTTGCAGGTGTAGAAACGACGGTCTCTTATCCACTCGGAACTTCTCACCGATCTTTACCAGCAGAGACATGTGAAAAATTGGGGATCAATAAGAATGTGATCAGAATTTCTGTTGGGATTGAAAATATTGAGGATATCGCGACTGTTTTTAAAGAAGCTGCCAAAAAAGCCCTGTTACAATAG
- a CDS encoding amino acid permease, which translates to MKPKQELQRGLEERHITLMSLGAAIGVGLFLGSASAIEMAGPAILLAYALGGAVMFIIMRALGEMAIHQPVAGSFSRYARNYIGPLAGYLTGWNYWFLWIVTCMAEITAVGIYMKMWYPDVPVWIWALSALVIMASINLLAIKAYGEFEFWFALIKIVAIVLMIVTGLGMILFGFGNGGVATGISNLWENGGFAPNGIQGILMSMQMVMFAFLGIEMIGVTAGEVKNPEKSLARAVNSVFWRILIFYVGALFVIMSIYPWDQIGTQGSPFVLTFEKIGIGQAAGIINFVVLTAALSSCNSGIFSTGRMLFNLAEQKQAPAGLHKVSKTGVPSVAVLVSAGALLIGVVLNYLVPEKVFVWVTSISTFGAIWTWSIILVSQLKFRKRLSEEEKKSLKFKVPFFPYGSYIALAILIFVVGIMAYFPDTRIALIVGPCWLILLTAIYYLKGFNKRTENNDKVA; encoded by the coding sequence ATGAAGCCAAAACAAGAATTACAGCGTGGGCTCGAAGAACGACATATAACACTTATGTCGCTTGGGGCAGCTATTGGAGTGGGCTTATTTTTAGGGTCAGCTTCAGCAATTGAAATGGCGGGGCCAGCAATTTTATTAGCATATGCATTAGGCGGAGCCGTAATGTTCATTATTATGAGAGCATTAGGAGAGATGGCGATTCATCAACCGGTTGCCGGATCTTTTAGCCGATATGCAAGAAACTATATTGGACCACTAGCTGGTTATTTAACTGGCTGGAACTATTGGTTCTTGTGGATCGTAACATGTATGGCTGAGATCACAGCCGTAGGTATTTATATGAAGATGTGGTACCCAGATGTACCCGTTTGGATTTGGGCACTATCTGCACTTGTGATTATGGCTAGCATTAACTTGCTTGCTATCAAAGCGTATGGAGAGTTTGAATTCTGGTTTGCACTGATTAAGATCGTTGCCATCGTATTAATGATTGTAACTGGTTTAGGCATGATACTATTTGGTTTTGGTAACGGTGGAGTAGCAACAGGAATCAGTAACCTTTGGGAAAATGGCGGTTTCGCACCTAATGGCATACAGGGAATCCTGATGTCTATGCAGATGGTTATGTTTGCATTCTTAGGAATCGAGATGATCGGTGTTACAGCAGGTGAAGTTAAGAATCCTGAAAAATCTTTAGCAAGAGCTGTGAACTCTGTATTCTGGCGTATCCTGATTTTCTACGTAGGGGCATTATTTGTTATCATGTCCATCTACCCGTGGGATCAGATTGGAACGCAAGGAAGTCCGTTCGTTCTTACATTTGAAAAGATCGGTATCGGACAAGCTGCTGGTATCATTAACTTTGTTGTATTAACAGCTGCATTATCTAGCTGTAACAGTGGAATATTCAGTACAGGACGCATGCTTTTCAACTTGGCTGAACAAAAACAAGCACCAGCAGGACTTCATAAAGTAAGTAAGACGGGTGTACCTTCTGTAGCTGTATTAGTTTCAGCGGGAGCACTTCTTATTGGAGTCGTGTTAAACTATCTTGTTCCTGAAAAAGTTTTCGTATGGGTAACAAGTATCTCAACATTCGGAGCGATCTGGACATGGTCCATTATTCTTGTGTCTCAGCTTAAGTTCCGTAAAAGGTTGAGTGAAGAAGAAAAGAAATCACTGAAATTTAAAGTACCGTTCTTTCCGTATGGATCATATATCGCATTAGCTATTTTAATCTTTGTTGTCGGAATCATGGCATACTTCCCAGATACACGTATCGCCTTGATCGTAGGACCGTGTTGGTTAATCTTATTAACAGCGATCTACTATTTAAAAGGGTTCAACAAACGCACTGAAAACAACGATAAAGTGGCATAA